Proteins encoded in a region of the Terriglobales bacterium genome:
- a CDS encoding M48 family metallopeptidase gives MGLPKAEAERNTGLLRWLAGASLLILLLSCFPLWAQAGPVSAAVPDTASVNHSVPLPQAPSPLAPSFSPNNLPQVPEEMVSLEVIPPAPEAVPATAVPNVGANLSKVPEKYDVSHIGDRGIGKGVNFYSLDREIAMGRDLSHEVEAASVLVTDPVVTEYINRIGQNLVRNSDAKVPFTIKVIDNDEINAFALPGGFFYVNSGLILAADNEAELAGVMSHEIAHVAARHATKTATKVEIWNLVSIPLIFLGGPAGFAVRQAAAILVPMSFLKFSRDMEREADLLGIEYDYAAGYDPSALVDFFEKLDAEKKQKHSLLAKAFSTHPMNEDRIQRAEKEILTMLPARDQYLVDTSEFQEVKARLAALSARRHLQVGKPGPTLMKRGKNEGSSGSDQPA, from the coding sequence GTGGGTCTACCGAAAGCCGAAGCGGAGAGAAACACCGGCCTTCTGCGGTGGCTTGCGGGGGCGAGCCTGCTGATCCTGCTGCTGAGCTGCTTCCCGCTGTGGGCGCAGGCCGGGCCGGTGAGCGCGGCCGTCCCCGATACCGCCAGCGTCAACCACTCCGTACCCCTGCCGCAAGCGCCCTCGCCGCTGGCGCCCAGCTTCTCTCCCAACAACCTGCCGCAAGTCCCGGAGGAGATGGTCAGCCTGGAGGTGATCCCGCCGGCGCCGGAGGCGGTGCCGGCCACCGCCGTTCCCAACGTGGGCGCCAACCTGAGCAAGGTGCCGGAGAAGTATGACGTCTCCCACATCGGCGACCGCGGCATCGGCAAGGGGGTGAACTTCTACTCGCTGGACCGGGAGATTGCCATGGGCCGCGACCTCTCCCACGAGGTGGAGGCGGCCTCGGTGCTGGTGACCGACCCGGTGGTGACCGAGTACATCAACCGCATCGGGCAGAACCTGGTGCGCAACTCCGACGCCAAGGTCCCTTTCACCATCAAGGTGATCGACAACGACGAGATCAACGCTTTCGCCCTGCCGGGCGGCTTCTTCTACGTGAACTCGGGATTGATCCTGGCCGCCGACAACGAGGCCGAACTGGCGGGGGTGATGTCGCACGAGATCGCGCACGTGGCCGCCCGCCATGCCACGAAGACCGCCACCAAGGTGGAGATCTGGAACCTGGTCTCCATCCCGCTGATCTTCCTGGGCGGGCCGGCGGGCTTCGCGGTGCGCCAGGCGGCGGCCATCCTGGTGCCCATGAGCTTCCTCAAGTTCAGCCGCGACATGGAGCGCGAGGCCGACCTGCTGGGCATCGAGTACGACTACGCGGCCGGCTACGATCCCTCGGCGCTGGTGGACTTCTTCGAGAAGCTGGACGCGGAAAAAAAGCAGAAGCACTCGTTGTTGGCCAAGGCCTTCAGCACCCATCCCATGAACGAGGACCGCATCCAGCGCGCGGAGAAGGAGATCCTCACCATGCTGCCGGCGCGCGACCAGTACCTGGTGGACACCAGCGAGTTCCAGGAGGTCAAGGCGCGGCTGGCGGCGCTCAGCGCCCGCCGCCACCTGCAAGTGGGCAAGCCTGGCCCCACCTTGATGAAGCGCGGCAAGAACGAGGGCTCCTCCGGCTCCGACCAGCCCGC
- the groES gene encoding co-chaperone GroES codes for MATKLTPLHDRILIRRVEEQETVRGGIIIPDSAKEKPQEGEVIAVGKGKISEEGKVRPLDVKEGDRILFGKYSGAEIKIDGEEYIIMREEEVLGILHGAAKSKEHAGARK; via the coding sequence ATGGCTACGAAACTGACTCCCCTGCACGACCGCATCCTGATCCGGCGGGTGGAGGAGCAAGAGACGGTCCGCGGCGGCATCATCATCCCCGACTCGGCCAAAGAGAAGCCGCAGGAGGGCGAGGTCATCGCCGTGGGCAAGGGCAAGATCAGCGAGGAAGGCAAGGTCCGGCCCCTGGACGTGAAAGAGGGCGACCGCATCCTCTTCGGCAAGTACTCCGGCGCCGAGATCAAGATCGACGGCGAAGAGTACATCATCATGCGCGAGGAAGAGGTGCTGGGCATCCTGCACGGCGCCGCCAAG